A single Cucumis melo cultivar AY chromosome 4, USDA_Cmelo_AY_1.0, whole genome shotgun sequence DNA region contains:
- the LOC103499178 gene encoding jasmonate ZIM domain-containing protein 1-like: MSTTSDNAGAARRSGKVPEKSSFAQTCNLLSQYLKEKRSLAITPRIEPKDEFPTTRPPVVMNFLTNMEIPDEKSASVAAADSIPPAAEPPSATQMTIFYDGKVLVFNDLPSERAEEIMAMAGKGIAPSSRSIATAVSDNGGEQPLTKVSSDLPIARRASLHRFFEKRKDRVAARGPYQVNLQASSKPSGESYRLKKGNEQSSKQFDLNL, from the exons ATGTCTACTACCTCCGACAACGCCGGCGCCGCACGGAGGTCTGGCAAGGTCCCGGAGAAGTCCAGTTTTGCTCAGACTTGTAATCTGTTGAGTCAATACTTGAAGGAGAAGAGAAGCCTTGCAATTACTCCAAGGATTGAACCAAAAG ATGAGTTTCCGACGACTCGACCACCGGTGGTAATGAATTTTTTGACGAACATGGAAATCCCAGATGAGAAATCTGCCTCTGTGGCGGCGGCGGACTCTATTCCACCAGCTGCAGAGCCGCCCTCTGCCACACAGATGACCATTTTTTATGACGGAAAAGTGTTGGTGTTTAATGATCTACCGTCGGAGAGGGCGGAGGAGATCATGGCCATGGCCGGTAAGGGAATTGCGCCGTCTTCAAGATCTATCGCCACCGCCGTTTCCGACAACGGCGGAGAACAACCTCTGACGAAAGTCTCGAGCGATTTACCCATTGCAAGAAGAGCATCCCTGCATCGATTCTTCGAGAAGAGAAAAGACAG AGTTGCAGCAAGAGGTCCATACCAAGTGAATTTACAAGCTTCTTCTAAACCGAGTGGAGAAAGCTACAGATTGAAGAAGGGAAACGAGCAATCTTCGAAgcagtttgatttaaatttatag